A window of the Cicer arietinum cultivar CDC Frontier isolate Library 1 chromosome 6, Cicar.CDCFrontier_v2.0, whole genome shotgun sequence genome harbors these coding sequences:
- the LOC101490953 gene encoding LOW QUALITY PROTEIN: homeobox-DDT domain protein RLT1-like (The sequence of the model RefSeq protein was modified relative to this genomic sequence to represent the inferred CDS: deleted 2 bases in 1 codon), with protein sequence MEGEAGSEGDSDRKRGGADDNSDENNNNNNDVSNSKIAISNEGQSKPKRQMKTPFQLETLEKAYALDNYPSEPVRVELSEKLGLTDRQLQMWFCHRRLKDKKESAPKKPTRKPVPEPLPDSPVDDLRLGSEHGNEYGSDSGSGSSPYTHMEPRNAMPQSVGYYESPEVEMELRAIACVEDQLGEPLREDGPILGIEFDTLPPDAFGAPIAVTEHQKRPGLSYDSKTYGRHDIRTNKAMARTSDEYKFLPNQSGIRSDSFGQFSQSHSLSMEGPSRSPQFVLGHERLPKIHANHGHSSRVSLLSQQDRQGSPYQSPSRDDNVSSPRELYPNTVKVEMNSYLTDCQTVGPENPKALTSGQFLQNNAMHIDKKRKGDDVKNTRDVEAHEMRIRKELERQDILRRKNEERIKKEMERQDRERRKEEERLMRERQREEERTKREEKREIERREKYLLKENLKAEKLRQREELRKEKEAERRKAALEKATARRIAKESMELIEDEQLEMMELAASSKGLSSIIRLDFDTLQNIESFRGSLCLFPPESVKLRKPFAIQPWINSEENVGNLLMVWRFLITFADVLELWPFTLDEFVQAFHDYDSRLLGEIHVALLKVIIKDIEDVARTPCTGLGMNQNGAANSGGGHPEIVEGAYAWGFDIRNWHKHLNQLTWPEIFRQLALSAGYGPQFKKSSITCSRANSKDEGSCEDIISTLRNGSAXXXSAAENAVAKMQERGLLGPRRSRHRLTPGTVKFAAFHVLSLESGEGLNVLELAEKIQKSGLRDLTTSKTPEASISVALTRDAKLFERVAPSTYCVRAAFRKDPADAESILSEARKKIQIFENGFLAEEDADDVEREESESEVDEDPEVDDLVNPSSVDKKSEQGNDFSSSGKENLGPGGERKDEFNKDLPCFPENGSKNTDCPIAVSGEPVACENLSARNLGDDNMEIDESKSGESWVQGLTEGEYSDLSVEERLNALAVLVGVANEGNLIRVVLEDRLEAANALKKQMLAEAQIDKARPKDDNVNKSDFPSINGDKVETQFTYAAVEGNHSPFLGICNNNNGESPSKTENKSSALVGQSLSEKLSSVQDLCIGPDNHQTLLSAQYSKRSRSQLKSYISHLAEEMYIYRSLPLGQDRRHNRYWQFVASASCNDPGSGRIFVEYHDGKWRLIDSEEAFDALLNSLDSRGIRESHLRLMLLKIESSFKENVQKNAKCAKIGNTDKTCVKNETDETDSSPDRHTRSDSPSSTLCGLSSDTSETSSSFRIELGKSESDKKAALRRYQDFQKWMWKECYNSSVLCAMKYGKKRCKPQVDICDTCLNFYCLEDSHCGYCHRTFPSNDGFNFSKHAIQCGDKLPKNICILESSLPLRTRLLKALLAFIEVSVPPEALQSIWSEDIRRLWGVKLSRSSSVEELLQILTLFERALKRDFILSPFSTTADLLGMNTMSESATRTSMDLESVTVLPWVPRTTSAVSLRLFEFDTSIIYAQLEKPEPCEGKEARYIKLPSRYASAKPADLDRDGFMKVNSAPTKIVRSSRKRGRVSHDKGRVRKLSKRTDDCKRDNGRHNFKVTENLGQRLEQQGQGSQGQAGGSGRRTVRKRRAEKRVVEDLLLGHRAANHSYNIDREPLRILDEDWNDEKASPIQMEGADMSDSSEEVEYDDNAQAVESDDNVEAVEYDDHNAQAVESDDNVEAVEYGQGNWEIGFNGTPNRWNRDLVGMGDEEDAEVSEDDNGIEENEVEEEEDSEADVMSEGSDGMANRVVNEEISDSSDSEDSSD encoded by the exons ATGGAGGGCGAAGCCGGTTCAGAGGGAGACAGTGATCGGAAAAGGGGTGGCGCTGATGATAACAGCGAcgaaaacaacaacaataataacgATGTAAGCAATAGCAAGATTGCGATTTCGAACGAAGGGCAGAGCAAACCCAAACGCCAGATGAAGACGCCGTTTCAACTGGAAACCCTTGAGAAAGCTTATGCCT TGGACAATTACCCTTCGGAGCCGGTGAGGGTAGAGTTGTCTGAGAAATTAGGATTGACGGATCGGCAGCTGCAGATGTGGTTCTGCCATAGGAGGTTGAAGGATAAGAAGGAGTCTGCCCCCAAAAAGCCGACACGGAAGCCAGTGCCCGAGCCTTTGCCGGATTCCCCGGTGGATGACCTTAGGTTGGGCTCTGAGCATGGTAATGAGTATGGATCAGATTCGGGTTCAGGTTCAAGTCCGTATACCCATATGGAGCCCCGGAATGCAATGCCCCAGAGTGTTGGTTATTATGAGTCGCCCGAGGTTGAAATGGAGCTTAGAGCAATCGCTTGTGTGGAGGATCAGTTAGGTGAACCATTGAGGGAAGATGGACCAATTCTAGGAATAGAGTTTGATACATTGCCACCAGATGCATTTGGGGCACCTATAG CAGTTACAGAACACCAGAAGCGGCCTGGTCTTTCCTATGACAGTAAAACATATGGAAGACATGATATCAGAACAAACAAG GCTATGGCGAGGACATCTGATGAATATAAATTTCTACCAAACCAGTCTGGCATTAGATCTGATTCTTTTGGACAGTTCAGCCAATCTCATTCACTTTCAATGGAGGGTCCTTCAAGAAGCCCTCAATTTGTGCTTGGACATGAACGGCTACCTAAAATTCATGCCAACCATGGCCATTCTTCTCGAGTTTCTCTTTTGTCTCAACAAGACAGGCAAGGGAGCCCCTATCAATCTCCTTCTCGAGATGACAATGTTTCCTCCCCACGGGAATTGTACCCAAACACCGTGAAAGTTGAAATGAACTCCTACCTCACTGATTGCCAAACTGTTGGGCCAGAAAATCCCAAGGCTTTAACTAGTGGACAATTTTTGCAAAACAATGCTATGCATATCGATAAGAAACGAAAG GGCGATGATGTCAAAAATACAAGGGATGTTGAAGCCCATGAGATGAGAATCCGGAAAGAGCTCGAGAGACAAGATATCCTTAGACGAAAG AATGAGGAGCGAATAAAGAAAGAAATGGAGAGACAAGATCGTGAAAGAAGGAAGGAAGAAGAGAGATTGATGCGTGAGAGACAGCGTGAAGAGGAAAGAACTAAACGAGAGGAAAAACGTGAAATTGAACGAAGGGAAAAATATTTGCTGAAAGAGAATTTAAAA GCTGAGAAATTGAGGCAAAGAGAAGAGCTTCGCAAGGAGAAAGAGGCAGAGAGAAGGAAAGCTGCCCTTGAAAAGGCAACTGCCCGTAGAATAGCTAAGGAATCTATGGAACTTATTGAGGATGAACAGCTGGAAATGATGGAGTTAGCTGCCTCAAGCAAGGGGCTTTCCTCTATTATTCGTCTTGATTTTGATACTTTGCAAAACATTGAATCATTTAGGG GTTCATTGTGTCTTTTCCCACCTGAGAGTGTAAAGCTAAGAAAACCATTTGCTATCCAACCATGGATCAACTCAGAAGAGAACGTTGGCAACCTTCTCATG GTTTGGAGGTTTTTGATTACCTTTGCTGATGTTCTGGAGTTATGGCCTTTTACTCTTGATGAGTTCGTGCAAGCATTTCATGACTAT GATTCAAGATTGTTGGGTGAGATACATGTTGCTCTTCTTAAGGTGATAATAAAAGACATTGAAGATGTTGCGAGGACACCTTGTACAGGGTTAGGAATGAATCAGAATGGTGCTGCTAATTCTGGAGGCGGCCATCCTGAGATTGTGGAAGGG GCATATGCATGGGGCTTTGACATACGGAATTGGCATAAGCACTTAAATCAATTGACATGGCCAGAAATTTTCCGACAGCTAGCATTGTCTGCAGGATATGGACCACAATTTAAGAAAAGTAGTATTACATGTTCAcgtgcaaatagtaaagatgag GGAAGTTGTGAAGATATCATTTCTACACTTCGTAATGGTTCAGCNNNNNNNNNN TCAGCAGCTGAAAATGCCGTAGCAAAAATGCAAGAGAGAGGTCTATTAGGACCTCGAAGATCTAGGCATCGGTTGACCCCTGGAACAGTTAAATTTGCAGCATTCCATGTTCTCTCACTAGAGAGTGGAGAGGGATTGAATGTACTAGAGCTTGCCGAAAAAATTCAG AAATCTGGTCTTCGGGACCTGACAACCAGCAAGACACCTGAGGCATCAATTTCTGTTGCTTTGACAAGAGATGCCAAGCTTTTTGAAAGAGTAGCTCCATCAACATATTGTGTGCGTGCTGCATTTAGGAAGGATCCTGCTGATGCCGAGTCCATTCTTTCCGAAGCAAGaaagaaaattcaaatatttgaaaatgggTTTCTAGCCGAGGAAGATGCTGATGATGTTGAAAGAGAAGAGTCAGAAAGTGAAGTTGACGAGGATCCTGAAGTTGATGATTTGGTTAATCCTTCAAGTGTTGACAAAAAATCTGAACAGGGTAATGATTTCTCATCAAGTGGAAAAGAAAATCTGGGTCCTGGTGGAGAACGTAAAGATGAGTTCAATAAGGATCTGCCTTGTTTTCCTGAGAATGGTTCCAAGAATACTGATTGTCCCATTGCCGTCTCAGGAGAACCTGTTGCTTGTGAAAATCTAAGTGCCAGAAATCTTGGTGACGATAATATGGAAATTGATGAAAGTAAGTCTGGAGAGTCGTGGGTTCAAGGGCTTACTGAAGGAGAATATTCTGATCTCAGTGTAGAGGAGCGATTAAATGCACTTGCTGTATTGGTTGGTGTGGCAAATGAAGGAAATTTGATCCGTGTTGTTCTTGAG GATCGCTTGGAAGCAGCTAATGCTCTGAAGAAGCAAATGTTGGCAGAAGCACAAATAGATAAAGCTCGCCCGAAAGATGATAAtgtcaataaatcagattttccgTCTATCAATGGTGACAAGGTTGAAACACAGTTTACATATGCTGCTGTGGAGGGCAACCACAGTCCATTTCTTGGTATttgcaataataataatggggAATCTCCCAGCAAAACAGAGAATAAAAGTTCAGCTCTTGTTGGACAAAGCCTGTCTGAAAAGCTCTCATCAGTTCAAGATCTCTGCATAGGTCCTGATAATCATCAGACACTTTTATCTGCACAATATTCAAAACGGTCACGATCTCagttaaaatcatatatttccCATCTAGCAGAGGAGATGTACATCTATAGATCCTTACCCCTTGGGCAAGATCGCAGGCATAATCGATATTGGCAATTCGTTGCATCTGCATCTTGCAATGATCCTGGTTCCGGCAGGATATTTGTTGAATATCATGATGGCAAATGGAGGCTTATTGATTCCGAAGAG GCCTTTGATGCACTTCTGAATTCACTGGATTCACGTGGGATCAGGGAATCACATTTGCGTCTAATGTTGCTAAAGATTGAGAGTTCATTTAAGGAAAATGTTCAAAAGAATGCAAAATGTGCCAAAATTGGAAATACAGACAAAACTTGTGTCAAAAATGAAACCGATGAAACAGATTCCAGTCCTGATCGCCATACTAGATCTGACAGTCCTAGCAGTACTCTTTGTGGCTTGAGCTCTGATACTTCAGAAACTTCGTCATCCTTTAGAATTGAGCTTGGAAAAAGTGAGAGTGACAAGAAAGCTGCCTTGAGAAGGTATCAAGATTTTCAAAAATGGATGTGGAAAGAATGCTATAACTCATCAGTATTATGTGCAATGAAATATGGGAAAAAGAGATGCAAACCACAGGTTGACATATGTGATACCTGTCTCAATTTTTATTGCTTGGAAGACTCCCATTGCGGCTATTGCCACCGTACTTTTCCGTCAAATGATggatttaatttttctaaacatGCAATTCAATGTGGAGACAAGTTAcccaaaaatatttgtattttggaATCTTCTCTTCCATTGCGGACAAGATTGTTGAAGGCCCTACTGGCTTTTATTGAG GTATCTGTTCCACCTGAAGCATTGCAATCAATTTGGTCAGAAGATATTAGGAGGCTTTGGGGTGTGAAGTTGAGCAGATCATCTTCTGTTGAGGAACTTCTACAG ATATTGACTCTATTTGAGAGAGCACTAAAGCGAGATTTTATATTGTCACCCTTCTCTACAACTGCGGATTTGTTGGGGATGAACACTATGTCTGAGAGTGCTACACGTACTTCTATGGATCTTGAGTCAGTCACTGTTCTTCCATGGGTTCCACGGACCACTTCAGCTGTGTCTCTTAGACTTTTTGAGTTTGATACATCCATCATCTACGCACAGTTAGAGAAGCCTGAGCCCTGTGAGGGGAAAGAAGCTAGATACATA AAGCTTCCTTCTAGATATGCTTCTGCCAAACCAGCAGACTTAGACCGTGATGGATTTATGAAAGTGAACTCTGCCCCTACGAAAATTGTGCGAAGCAGCAGAAAACGGGGACGAGTAAGTCACGATAAAGGAAGGGTTAGAAAGCTGTCTAAAAGAACAGATGATTGCAAACGAGACAATGGCCGCCATAATTTTAAGGTCACCGAGAATCTGGGTCAAAGATTAGAACAGCAGGGACAGGGATCACAAGGACAAGCAGGTGGAAGTGGCCGCCGAACAGTCAGGAAAAGGAGAGCGGAGAAGAGGGTTGTTGAAGATTTGTTGCTGGGACATAGAGCTGCCAATCATAGCTACAATATTGATAGAGAACCATTGAGAATCTTGGATGAGGACTGGAATGATGAGAAGGCTAGTCCCATCCAGATGGAAGGTGCTGACATGAGTGACAGTAGTGAAGAGGTTGAATATGATGACAACGCCCAAGCAGTGGAATCTGATGACAATGTCGAAGCAGTTGAATATGACGACCACAATGCCCAGGCAGTGGAATCTGATGACAACGTCGAAGCAGTTGAGTACGGTCAAGGAAACTGGGAGATAGGTTTTAATGGTACCCCCAACAGATGGAATAGGGATTTGGTAGGAATGGGTGATGAAGAAGATGCCGAAGTTTCTGAAGATGACAATGGCATTGAAGAGAATGAAGTGGAAGAGGAGGAGGATTCTGAGGCAGATGTTATGAGCGAGGGTTCAGATGGTATGGCAAATAGAGTTGTAAATGAAGAAATCTCAGACTCTAGTGACTCTGAAGATTCTTCTGATTAG
- the LOC101490628 gene encoding uncharacterized protein, whose translation MALISKFLSFLIFTTLSISQIQARESQFFSKVTHVNNFKESEVPNNEEPLNKQEQQPVFIPETENSYGLYGHESGLHPPTTTNTNNVDSYTPTTKTYKSYQTSSEDEAFKYPNNVNNYYSYPKESHNTKYPNEISDTNNNNNYYYNNNNKDSYVGNQNELSNKKFTEEGYKNMENQNNNNNNKYYSYNNNAAEKEKYYFKSNAVNNNGERQGMSDTRVMEGGKYFYDVNSEKYNPTFNGGSSKGVVNSENWYNNKGYFGNNNNGNTFDNNKNSMDGYQNQEEFEDDQQEFEP comes from the coding sequence ATGGCTCTCATCTCAAAATTCCTTTCTTTCTTAATCTTCACAACCctttcaatttctcaaattcaGGCTAGAGAAAGTCAATTCTTCAGCAAAGTCACCCATGTCAACAATTTCAAAGAGAGTGAGGTTCCCAACAATGAAGAACCATTAAACAAACAAGAACAACAACCAGTTTTCATACCAGAAACTGAAAACAGTTATGGCTTATATGGTCATGAATCTGGTCTACACCCCCCTACCACCACTAACACAAATAATGTTGATTCCTACACCCCCACCACCAAAACTTACAAATCATATCAAACTTCATCAGAAGATGAAGCCTTTAAATACCCCAACAATGTTAACAATTACTATAGCTACCCAAAGGAATCTCATAACACCAAATACCCAAATGAAATCAGTgacaccaacaacaacaacaattactactacaacaacaacaataaggATTCTTATGTTGGTAACCAAAATGAACTTAGCAACAAAAAGTTCACAGAAGAAGGATACAAGAACATGGAAAAtcagaacaacaacaacaataacaagtaTTACAGCTACAACAACAATGCTGCTGAAAAGGAAAAATACTACTTCAAAAGTAATGCTGTTAATAACAATGGTGAGAGGCAAGGTATGAGTGATACAAGAGTTATGGAAGGTGGAAAATACTTTTATGATGTTAACTCTGAGAAATACAATCCAACATTCAATGGAGGTTCATCTAAAGGAGTAGTGAACTCTGAGAATTGGTACAACAACAAAGGTTACTTTGGTAACAACAATAATGGAAACACCTTTGATAATAACAAGAACTCTATGGATGGTTATCAGAACCAGGAGGAGTTTGAAGATGATCAACAAGAGTTTGAGCCTTGA
- the LOC101491785 gene encoding protein DMP4-like encodes MDVKIPNLYDSKNHDEQKLQLLHNMDVVEAERSLIHRAINQTCKSTAHLANLLPTGTVLSFQLLSPIFTNKGECDQVSKFMTLSLLSLCGASCFLLCFTDSLRDNKGNICYGFATFKGLWVIDGSATLSPEIDAKYKLRFIDFMHAVMSILVFSAIAMFDQNVVKCFFPSPSYEFREILTALPVGIGVFCSMLFVAFPTQRHGIGFPLSTN; translated from the coding sequence CCAAACCTCTATGATTCCAAGAATCATGATGAACAAAAGCTACAACTTCTTCACAACATGGATGTTGTAGAAGCAGAGAGGAGCCTTATTCATAGAGCCATCAATCAAACATGTAAGAGCACAGCTCATTTAGCTAATCTCTTACCAACTGGCACTGTCCTTTCTTTCCAACTTCTATCCCCAATATTCACAAATAAAGGTGAATGTGACCAAGTTAGCAAGTTCATGACTTTATCACTTTTATCACTATGTGGTGCCTCATGTTTTTTACTATGCTTCACTGATAGCTTAAGAGACAACAAAGGTAACATATGTTATGGTTTTGCAACATTTAAAGGCTTGTGGGTCATTGATGGATCAGCTACACTTTCACCTGAAATTGATGCAAAATATAAACTAAGGTTTATTGATTTTATGCATGCTGTCATGTCAATCTTGGTGTTTTCAGCCATTGCAATGTTTGATCAGAATGTGGTAAAGTGCTTCTTTCCATCACCTTCATATGAGTTTCGTGAAATCCTTACTGCTTTGCCAGTTGGAATTGGTGTTTTCTGTAGCATGTTGTTTGTTGCATTTCCTACACAAAGGCATGGAATTGGATTCCCACTTTCAACAAATTAA
- the LOC101491269 gene encoding triose phosphate/phosphate translocator, chloroplastic — translation MESRVLSRATTLSSLPRLNKLPRVSLVNASLLSVKAIGSVADGGNLVWGRQLRPELCSPVLKKDAVLLRPCLAAAEGNDSAGETKVAPVGFFSKYPALVTGFFFFTWYFLNVIFNILNKKIYNYFPYPYFVSVIHLFVGVVYCLVSWTVGLPKRAPIDANLLKLLIPVAVCHALGHVTSNVSFAAVAVSFTHTVKALEPFFNAAASQFILGQSIPITLWLSLAPVVIGVSLASLTELSFNWLGFISAMISNISFTYRSIYSKKAMTDMDSTNIYAYISIIALIVCLPPAIILEGPKLLKHGFNDAIAQVGLVKFVSDLFWVGMFYHLYNQVATNTLERVAPLTHAVGNVLKRVFVIGFSIIIFGNKISTQTGIGTAIAIAGVALYSFIKAKLEEEKRQAKAA, via the exons ATGGAGTCGCGAGTGTTGTCACGCGCCACCACTCTATCCTCCCTCCCTCGCCTCAACAAACTGCCGCGTGTATCCCTCGTCAATGCTTCACTCCTCTCCGTCAAAGCGATCGGCTCTGTCGCTGATGGCGGGAACCTCGTTTGGGGAAGACAACTTCGTCCGGAGCTTTGCTCGCCGGTGTTGAAAAAAGATGCTGTACTCCTCCGCCCTTGCCTCGCTGCCGCCGAGGGAAATGATTCCGCCGG GGAAACGAAGGTAGCTCCAGTCGGGTTCTTCAGCAAGTACCCGGCTCTTGTTACcggttttttcttcttcacttG GTACTTCTTGAATGTGATTTTCAACATCCTCAATAAGAAGATCTATAATTATTTCCCCTATCCTTA CTTTGTGTCGGTTATCCATTTATTCGTGGGTGTGGTGTATTGTTTGGTGAGCTGGACTGTGGGCCTTCCTAAGCGCGCT CCTATAGATGCGAACCTGCTGAAGTTGCTCATACCTGTAGCTGTGTGTCATGCATTAGGCCATGTGACCAGCAATGTCTCATTTGCTGCAGTTGCTGTTTCTTTCACACATACCGTTAAAG CTCTTGAGCCATTCTTTAATGCTGCTGCTTCACAATTCATACTTGGACAATCAATTCCTATCACTCTTTGGCTCTCACTTGCTCCCGTTGTTATTG GTGTGTCATTGGCGTCGTTGACTGAGCTCTCATTCAATTGGCTCGGCTTCATAAGTGCTATGATTTCAAACATTTCATTTACATACAGGAGTATCTATTCAAAGAAAGCCATG ACTGATATGGATAGTACCAATATCTATGCCTACATTTCCATCATTGCTCTAATTGTCTGCTTACCACCGGCCATAATT TTGGAAGGGCCTAAACTGTTGAAGCATGGTTTCAATGATGCAATTGCTCAAGTAGGTTTGGTCAAGTTTGTATCAGATCTCTTCTGGGTTGGTATGTTTTACCACCTCTACAACCAG GTGGCCACCAACACATTGGAGAGAGTGGCTCCTCTTACTCATGCAGTTGGCAATGTACTGAAACGTGTATTTGTCATTGGATTTTCAATTATAATCTTCG GTAACAAGATTTCCACCCAAACTGGTATTGGAACTGCCATTGCAATTGCTGGAGTGGCACTCTACTCCTTCATCAAAGCTAAGTTGGAGGAAGAGAAGCGA CAAGCAAAAGCAGCATAA